One stretch of Oncorhynchus gorbuscha isolate QuinsamMale2020 ecotype Even-year linkage group LG21, OgorEven_v1.0, whole genome shotgun sequence DNA includes these proteins:
- the LOC124008354 gene encoding ATP synthase subunit beta, mitochondrial-like yields MLGAVGRCCTGALQALKPGVQPLKALVGSPSVLGRRDYSAPAAAAAFAHGRIVAVIGAVVDVQFDEGLPPILNALEVAGRESRLVLEVAQHLGENTVRTIAMDGTEGLVRGQKVVDTGDPIRIPVGPETLGRIMNVIGEPIDERGPISTKQTAAIHAEAPEFTDMSVEQEILVTGIKVVDLLAPYAKGGKIGLFGGAGVGKTVLIMELINNVAKAHGGYSVFAGVGERTREGNDLYHEMIESGVINLKDDTSKVALVYGQMNEPPGARARVALTGLTVAEYFRDQEGQDVLLFIDNIFRFTQAGSEVSALLGRIPSAVGYQPTLATDMGTMQERITTTKKGSITSVQAIYVPADDLTDPAPATTFAHLDATTVLSRAIAELGIYPAVDPLDSTSRIMDPNIVGAEHYDVARGVQKILQDYKSLQDIIAILGMDELSEEDKLIVSRARKIQRFLSQPFQVAEVFTGHAGKLVPLKETISGFQSILNGEYDALPEQAFYMVGPIEEVVEKAAQMAKDLA; encoded by the exons ATGTTAGGAGCTGTGGGACGCTGCTGCACCGGGGCTCTCCAGGCACTTAAGCCTGGGGTCCAGCCCCTGAAGGCCCTTGTTGGATCGCCATCTGTCCTTGGAC GCAGAGACTACTCTgcacctgctgctgctgccgccttCGCCCATGGCAGGATCGTAGCGGTCATCGGTGCCGTCGTCGACGTCCAGTTCGATGAGGGCCTCCCACCCATCCTCAATGCCCTGGAAGTCGCTGGGCGTGAGTCCAGGCTAGTGCTGGAGGTGGCACAGCATCTTG GTGAGAACACTGTGCGTACCATTGCCATGGATGGTACAGAAGGTCTTGTCCGTGGACAGAAGGTTGTGGACACTGGCGATCCCATCAGAATCCCAGTAGGTCCCGAGACCCTAGGCAGAATCATGAATGTTATTGGAGAGCCCATTGATGAGAGGGGACCAATCTCCACCAAGCA GACTGCTGCCATCCACGCCGAGGCCCCAGAGTTCACTGACATGAGTGTGGAGCAGGAGATCCTGGTAACTGGCATCAAGGTGGTAGATTTGCTGGCTCCCTACGCCAAGGGAGGCAAAATTG GTCTGTTCGGTGGGGCTGGTGTAGGCAAGACTGTGCTGATCATGGAGCTGATTAACAATGTGGCCAAGGCCCATGGTGGTTACTCTGTGTTTGCCGGAGTCGGAGAGCGTACCCGCGAAGGAAATGACTTGTACCATGAGATGATTGAGTCGGGTGTCATCAACCTGAAGGATGACACCTCCAAG GTGGCTCTGGTGTACGGACAAATGAACGAGCCCCCAGGCGCCCGTGCTCGTGTGgctctgactggtctgactgtggCTGAGTATTTCCGTGACCAGGAGGGTCAGGATGTGCTGCTCTTCATCGACAACATCTTCCGCTTCACCCAAGCTGGCTCCGAGGTGTCTGCCCTGCTGGGTCGTATCCCCTCCGCTGTGGGTTACCAGCCCACCCTGGCCACTGACATGGGTACCATGCAGGAGAGAATCACCACCACCAAGAAGGGTTCCATCACCTCTGTGCAG GCCATCTATGTGCCGGCTGATGATTTGACTGATCCTGCCCCTGCCACCACCTTCGCTCACTTGGACGCCACCACTGTGCTGTCCCGTGCCATCGCTGAGCTGGGAATCTACCCTGCTGTGGATCCCCTGGATTCCACCTCCCGTATCATGGACCCCAACATTGTCGGCGCTGAGCACTACGACGTTGCTCGTGGCGTGCAGAAGATCCTCCAG GACTACAAGTCCCTGCAGGATATCATTGCCATCCTGGGTATGGATGAGTTGTCTGAGGAGGACAAGCTGATCGTCTCTCGCGCCCGCAAGATCCAGCGTTTCCTGTCCCAGCCCTTCCAGGTGGCGGAGGTCTTCACTGGTCACGCTGGCAAGCTGGTGCCACTCAAGGAGACCATCAGTGGCTTCCAGAGCATTCTAAATG GTGAGTACGATGCCCTGCCCGAGCAGGCTTTCTACATGGTCGGACCCATCGAGGAGGTGGTTGAGAAGGCCGCACAGATGGCGAAGGATCTTGCATAA